The following are encoded together in the Terriglobales bacterium genome:
- the purS gene encoding phosphoribosylformylglycinamidine synthase subunit PurS: protein MKAYVYVSLKKTVLDPQGKTIHGALKKMGYKGVGDVRQGKFFEIALDGGLSQDAAKAEVERMAREVLTNPVIEEFSYKIED, encoded by the coding sequence ATGAAGGCCTACGTTTACGTTTCGCTGAAGAAGACGGTGCTCGACCCCCAGGGCAAGACCATCCATGGCGCGCTGAAGAAGATGGGATACAAGGGAGTGGGCGACGTCCGCCAGGGCAAGTTTTTTGAGATCGCGCTCGACGGGGGGCTTTCCCAAGACGCCGCCAAGGCCGAGGTGGAGCGCATGGCGCGCGAAGTGCTCACCAACCCGGTGATCGAGGAGTTCAGTTACAAGATCGAAGACTAA